In Gossypium hirsutum isolate 1008001.06 chromosome D06, Gossypium_hirsutum_v2.1, whole genome shotgun sequence, one genomic interval encodes:
- the LOC107899839 gene encoding PRA1 family protein B1, whose product MASPATIPMTTSQSTAGGGTQSQPPIATPAFRAFLSRFTSSIRQGLSQRRPWYELIDRSAMARPDNLTDAYSRIRKNLSYFKVNYITLLVVVLAFSILSHPLSLLVLLGLLAAWVFLYLFRPSDQPLVIFGRTFSDRETLGALVVLTVFVVFLTSVGSLLISALLVGVAIVCIHGAFRVPEDLFLDDQEPANTGFLSFLGGAASSAAAAAAPAVASRV is encoded by the coding sequence ATGGCGTCCCCCGCGACCATTCCGATGACGACGTCTCAATCTACGGCCGGTGGTGGTACCCAATCACAGCCCCCGATAGCCACGCCCGCGTTTAGGGCGTTCCTCTCGCGCTTCACGTCCTCGATCCGTCAAGGACTCTCCCAACGCCGTCCATGGTATGAACTCATTGATCGGTCCGCCATGGCTCGTCCCGATAATCTAACTGATGCCTATTCCCGGATCCGCAAAAACCTCTCTTACTTCAAAGTCAATTATATAACTCTACTAGTGGTTGTGCTCGCCTTTTCTATCCTATCGCATCCCCTCTCTCTCCTCGTCCTCCTCGGCCTCCTTGCCGCTTGGGTCTTCCTTTACCTCTTCCGACCGTCGGATCAGCCTCTCGTGATCTTCGGCCGTACGTTCTCCGATCGTGAGACGCTTGGCGCGTTGGTGGTGTTGACCGTCTTCGTCGTGTTCTTGACCAGTGTTGGGTCGCTCTTGATCTCCGCGCTCTTGGTTGGCGTCGCTATCGTTTGCATACATGGTGCTTTTAGGGTTCCAGAGGACTTGTTCTTGGACGATCAGGAGCCTGCGAACACCGGATTCCTCTCTTTCCTTGGTGGCGCCGCCTCCTCTGCTGCCGCTGCGGCAGCCCCTGCTGTTGCGTCTCGCGTGTGA